The following are from one region of the Aquirufa lenticrescens genome:
- the trxA gene encoding thioredoxin: MGKYVEATDANFQELIGTDTPVLVDFWAEWCGPCKMIGPIVEELAGDVEGQAIVAKMNVDQNSAVPASLGIRSIPTLMVFKKGEMVERLVGGNIPKSVLAETLLKHA; the protein is encoded by the coding sequence ATGGGAAAATACGTAGAGGCAACAGATGCTAATTTTCAAGAGTTAATCGGCACTGATACACCAGTTTTAGTAGATTTTTGGGCAGAGTGGTGTGGCCCTTGTAAAATGATCGGACCAATCGTGGAAGAATTAGCGGGAGATGTTGAAGGTCAAGCGATCGTAGCAAAAATGAATGTAGATCAAAATTCAGCGGTACCTGCTTCATTAGGTATTCGTTCTATCCCTACTTTAATGGTATTTAAAAAGGGTGAAATGGTAGAACGTTTAGTGGGTGGAAATATCCCTAAGTCCGTTTTAGCTGAAACTTTATTAAAGCACGCTTAA
- a CDS encoding DUF5686 and carboxypeptidase regulatory-like domain-containing protein gives MKPLLLLLCTCIGLQAQTLSGTIRSNKGELMPFSSIWVTNLNKGTLANEEGKYAIQLPKGEHEVVFRFLGHTPKSHKVNLSGDLSLDVVLAEETVTLQDVNVGGLKEDPAIGMMRRMISMAPFHLKEIDRYAAKGYVKGAGKITSISKVMNALIGKKMEKEAGIKVGSTYVLEGINQITYTRPNKIDEKVLSNRNNLPAVLKNSGAPNLRITQTNFYQPKVWGSLISPISPSAFSFYHFAYLGSFQLNGQTVSKIQVKPKSTSDDLFEGTLSIVEDTWSIYSFSLAFRNSQGYYTFQQQNALFQGVWMPVNYDVNVNFDAMGFGATFRYITQVKEYSIKVNPAFVVKPTIIEERLHKDWAKEINKEKITTPKLALGKELTRKKLKKVLKEIDKEEKKEEFSSDYTITVDSSAAIKKEEYWEAERQVPLTEAEVKGYKEADSLSVQDEKKRLKDSVNALPRFRYGDIWSGRIYNYGQKGLGARLALSGFQNGYNAVDGYSLGRGVDYRYTYKLSDYWGSGFDVRYAFSRKAWNGSAYVERNWDENRQRIHLSGGSAIQQINSTEPVPAIVNLYYALFLSQNYLKLYQKDFVKLTYGMQMSSKWNLNTTLEFRSRTSLENHEENGFFYKERRFESNGLPFATSKQWYGSLIFRYQPFATWRRYNGSRRLSNEVGPTITGAYEQAFGDDTYNKVSLQVSQSISLANWGEFNYRITAAHFINKPSLLVDYQHFKGNEVNVSTVSSSFLALPYYSLSNSGDHFKAFITWEPRKFVLTQNAFLSLYGLKEKVGYSYLQTAVNSQVIHYQEFSYGLTGIGKILGLDLVYPMGNVVPEKWKVLVRLPF, from the coding sequence ATGAAACCACTTTTACTCCTTTTATGTACGTGCATCGGCCTTCAGGCTCAGACACTCAGCGGAACCATTCGGTCAAACAAAGGCGAATTGATGCCATTTTCATCGATTTGGGTGACTAATCTTAATAAAGGAACCCTAGCTAATGAGGAGGGCAAATATGCGATTCAATTGCCCAAAGGAGAACACGAGGTGGTTTTTCGTTTTTTGGGACATACCCCTAAATCACATAAAGTTAATTTATCAGGAGATTTGTCGCTTGATGTAGTTCTAGCGGAAGAAACTGTAACTCTTCAAGATGTAAATGTTGGCGGCTTAAAAGAGGATCCAGCCATTGGTATGATGCGCCGGATGATTTCCATGGCCCCATTTCATTTGAAAGAAATTGATCGCTATGCTGCCAAAGGATATGTCAAAGGTGCCGGTAAAATTACTTCCATTTCTAAAGTGATGAATGCCCTCATAGGAAAGAAGATGGAAAAAGAAGCGGGTATTAAAGTGGGTTCTACCTATGTGTTAGAAGGGATTAATCAGATTACCTATACTCGTCCAAATAAGATAGACGAGAAAGTATTGTCTAATCGAAATAACCTTCCCGCTGTCCTAAAGAATTCAGGAGCTCCTAATTTACGTATTACACAAACCAATTTTTATCAACCTAAGGTGTGGGGTTCCTTAATCTCCCCTATCTCACCATCGGCATTTTCGTTTTATCATTTTGCCTATTTAGGTAGTTTTCAGTTGAATGGCCAAACGGTTTCTAAGATTCAAGTCAAGCCTAAATCAACTTCAGATGACTTATTTGAAGGTACACTTTCTATTGTAGAAGACACTTGGAGTATCTATTCCTTTAGTTTAGCTTTTCGTAATTCACAAGGGTATTATACATTTCAACAGCAAAATGCCCTTTTTCAAGGCGTTTGGATGCCAGTTAATTATGATGTGAATGTCAATTTTGATGCCATGGGTTTTGGGGCAACATTCCGCTACATAACCCAGGTGAAAGAGTATTCTATAAAAGTAAATCCTGCTTTTGTGGTGAAGCCTACGATTATTGAAGAGCGTTTGCATAAGGATTGGGCGAAAGAAATCAATAAGGAAAAGATTACAACTCCTAAACTGGCTTTGGGAAAAGAATTGACGCGTAAAAAGCTGAAGAAGGTGTTAAAAGAAATAGATAAAGAAGAGAAAAAAGAGGAGTTTAGTTCGGATTATACAATTACGGTAGATTCTTCTGCTGCCATAAAAAAGGAGGAATATTGGGAGGCAGAACGCCAAGTTCCATTGACAGAGGCTGAGGTCAAAGGTTATAAGGAAGCAGATAGTCTTTCTGTTCAAGATGAGAAAAAGCGTTTAAAGGATTCAGTAAATGCCTTGCCTCGATTCCGCTATGGAGATATTTGGTCTGGTCGTATTTATAATTATGGTCAAAAAGGCCTAGGTGCCAGACTAGCACTGAGTGGTTTTCAAAATGGATATAATGCCGTAGATGGTTATTCGTTAGGTCGAGGTGTAGACTATCGTTATACCTATAAATTGTCGGATTATTGGGGGTCTGGATTTGATGTTCGTTATGCTTTCTCTAGAAAAGCATGGAACGGATCCGCTTACGTGGAACGTAATTGGGATGAGAACCGCCAACGAATACATCTTTCTGGTGGTTCAGCGATTCAACAAATAAATTCAACAGAACCAGTTCCTGCCATCGTTAACCTCTATTATGCCTTATTCTTATCACAGAATTATTTGAAGTTGTACCAAAAAGATTTCGTAAAGCTTACCTATGGTATGCAAATGAGTTCTAAGTGGAATCTAAATACGACTTTAGAATTTCGATCTCGAACCAGTTTAGAGAATCACGAAGAGAATGGGTTTTTCTACAAAGAACGTCGTTTTGAATCCAACGGCCTTCCTTTTGCTACAAGTAAGCAATGGTATGGCTCGCTTATTTTTAGATATCAACCTTTCGCCACTTGGAGGAGATATAATGGATCTCGTAGATTGTCTAATGAGGTAGGCCCTACTATTACAGGTGCATATGAACAGGCTTTTGGAGATGATACATATAATAAAGTATCTCTACAGGTTTCTCAATCAATTTCATTAGCTAACTGGGGTGAATTTAATTACCGAATCACGGCTGCTCATTTCATTAATAAGCCTTCTTTACTAGTAGATTATCAACATTTTAAGGGGAATGAAGTTAATGTTTCGACCGTTAGTTCTAGTTTTTTAGCACTTCCTTATTATTCCCTTTCGAATTCTGGAGATCATTTTAAGGCATTTATCACTTGGGAGCCGAGAAAATTTGTGTTAACCCAAAATGCTTTTCTATCTCTATATGGGCTAAAGGAAAAAGTGGGCTACTCCTATCTTCAGACTGCTGTTAATTCTCAAGTTATTCATTACCAAGAGTTTAGTTATGGCTTAACTGGGATAGGTAAAATTTTAGGTCTAGATTTAGTCTATCCAATGGGAAATGTGGTGCCTGAAAAATGGAAAGTTCTAGTCAGATTGCCTTTCTAA
- a CDS encoding aspartate aminotransferase family protein yields the protein MGFTHRQLFQKFMAPTSDAPLALEITKAEGVYMYDTQGKSYMDLISGIAVSNVGHRNPAVIKAIKDQVDAYMHLMVYGEYIQSPQVQLAEALVKSTGSEHLNQVYFTNSGTEAVEGAMKLAKRYTGRTEFISCFNAYHGASQGALSIAGDENFKNAFRPLLPDIRHIHHGCLANLSKITEKTAAVIIEIVAGEAGVKTATAAYFQALRKQCDKTGTLLIVDEIQSGFGRTGTFWAFQPMDIVPDILLTAKGMGGGMPIGAFLANETLMRTLSFEPVLGHITTFGGHPVSCAASLATLRYIMDEQLMAQIPAKSDLFKSLLQHPIIHEVRGIGFMLAMEMQDFKTVKAVIDECILNGLITDWFLFCDNSLRIAPPLTITEEEIKIACNILLQAMNKVYSLNN from the coding sequence ATGGGATTCACGCATCGACAGCTCTTCCAAAAATTTATGGCGCCTACCTCGGACGCACCTTTGGCATTAGAAATAACCAAGGCGGAAGGCGTGTATATGTACGATACACAGGGAAAATCTTATATGGATTTGATCTCTGGAATTGCCGTTTCGAATGTAGGACACCGAAATCCAGCCGTCATTAAAGCCATTAAAGACCAAGTGGATGCCTATATGCACCTAATGGTATATGGTGAATATATCCAAAGTCCTCAAGTACAACTCGCTGAAGCATTAGTTAAATCCACCGGATCCGAACACTTAAATCAAGTCTATTTCACGAATTCAGGAACAGAAGCAGTGGAGGGAGCCATGAAATTAGCAAAACGTTATACGGGCAGAACTGAATTCATCTCCTGTTTTAACGCTTACCATGGTGCAAGTCAAGGAGCCTTATCTATCGCGGGAGATGAGAATTTTAAAAATGCCTTTCGTCCTTTGTTACCTGACATTCGCCATATTCACCACGGATGCCTAGCTAATCTATCTAAAATAACCGAAAAAACAGCCGCTGTCATCATTGAGATTGTAGCAGGAGAGGCCGGCGTTAAAACAGCAACAGCAGCCTATTTTCAAGCTTTGCGAAAGCAATGTGATAAAACAGGGACCTTATTAATCGTAGATGAGATCCAATCGGGTTTTGGGAGAACGGGCACTTTTTGGGCTTTTCAACCCATGGATATTGTTCCGGATATACTTCTCACTGCCAAAGGAATGGGAGGGGGAATGCCGATTGGGGCCTTTTTAGCGAATGAAACATTGATGAGAACCTTGAGTTTTGAGCCCGTATTAGGCCATATTACGACTTTTGGTGGTCATCCAGTTTCTTGCGCGGCTTCATTAGCAACCTTACGCTATATCATGGATGAACAGTTGATGGCTCAAATACCGGCTAAAAGCGATCTATTCAAAAGTCTGTTACAACATCCCATTATTCACGAAGTGAGAGGAATCGGGTTTATGCTAGCGATGGAAATGCAGGATTTCAAGACAGTAAAAGCCGTGATTGACGAATGTATCCTGAATGGCTTAATAACTGATTGGTTTTTATTCTGCGATAATTCACTTCGTATTGCACCACCTTTGACCATCACGGAAGAGGAAATAAAAATAGCCTGCAACATCTTGTTACAGGCTATGAATAAAGTCTATTCGCTTAATAATTAA